A single region of the Zootoca vivipara chromosome 2, rZooViv1.1, whole genome shotgun sequence genome encodes:
- the ADGRL1 gene encoding adhesion G protein-coupled receptor L1 isoform X4 has translation MVENANYGRTDDKICDADPFQMENVQCYLPDAFKIMSQRCNNRTQCVVVAGSDAFPDPCPGTYKYLEVQYDCVPYIFVCPGTLHKILEPTSAHESEHQSGAWCKDPLQAGDRIYVMPWIPYRTDTLTEYASWEDYVGARHTTTYRLPNRVDGTGFVVYDGAVFYNKERTRNIIKYDLRTRIKSGETVINTANYHDTSPYRWGGKTDIDLAVDENGLWVIYATEGNNGRLVVSQLNPYTLRFEGTWETGYDKRSASNAFMVCGVLYVVRTVYVDDDSEAAGNRVDYAFNTNMNREEPISLTFPNPYQFISSIDYNPRDNQLYVWNNYFVLRYSLEFGPPDPSTGPVTSTPLSTTTTVRPTTITSTVSPAATTTTRQVPLTTHPIGAINQKGTELHPVTAIMPSTRRPPANNQHVSPELFCEAKEVRRVQWPATQQGMLVERPCPKGTRGIASFQCLASEGNWNPRGPDLSNCTSPWVNQVAQKIKSGENAANIASELARHTRGAIYAGDVSSSVKLMEQLLDILDAQLQALRPIERESAGKNYNKMHKRERTCKDYIKAVVETVDNLLRPEALESWKDMNATEQVHTATMLLDILEEGAFLLADNVKEPARFVTAKNNVVLEVSVLNTEGQVPDIVFPHEYTTRNSIQLSANTIKQNSRNGVVKVVFILYNNLGFFLSTENATIKLGSEVGSISPSLVVNSQVIAASINKESSRVFLMDPVIFTLSHLEDKNHFNANCSFWNYSERSMMGYWSTQGCRLVETNKTHTTCACSHLTNFAVLMAHREIYQGRINELLLSVITWVGIVISLVCLAICISTFCFLRGLQTDRNTIHKNLCINLFITELLFLIGIDKTQYEIACPIFAGLLHYFFLAAFSWMCLEAIHLYLMLVEVFESEYSRKKYYYLGGYCFPALVVGIAAAIDYRSYGTEKACWLRVDNYFIWSFIGPVSFVIVINLVFLMITLHKMIRNTSVLKPDSSRLDNIKSWALGAITLLFLLGLTWAFGLLFINKESVVMAYLFTTFNAFQGMFIFVFHCALQKKVHREFSKCLRHASCCLRSPPGATLGSLKTSAIRSNNRYYTGTQSRIRRMWNDTVRKQTESSFMAGDLNSTPTLNRGTMGNHLLTNPVLQTRGGTSPYNTLIAESVGFNPASPPVFNSPGSFRESKHPLNNSRDACGMDTLPLNGNFNNSYSLRSGDFPTDGTKMADCRRNLSDAAAFEKMIISELVHNNLRGGGSGVVKGGGGSAETSNPPGPPPPPNIVAGGGGTNNEDDAIVPDAPSLTHEENMEIELMYKALEEPLLLQRAQSILYQSDLEESESCTADLTEGGDGQAPSPNRDSLYTSMTNLRDSPYPDSSPEAVGEVIPHAQAINEIYYTNRPALVPRNQLQAYYQVRRPSNDGYLVPGSLENPAVEGDGQMQLVTSL, from the exons TATTCGTTTGCCCGGGGACACTGCACAAGATCCTGGaacctacgtcagcccatgaatCAGAACACCAGTCTGGAGCCTGGTGCAAGGACCCCCTGCAAGCCGGAGACAGAATATACGTCATGCCATGGATCCCATACCGGACAGACACACTGACAGAGTATGCCTCGTGGGAGGATTATGTGGGTGCCCGGCACACCACCACTTACCGCCTGCCCAACAGGGTTGATGGCACAGGTTTTGTGGTATACGATGGAGCAGTCTTCTACAACAAGGAGCGGACACGCAACATTATCAAGTATGATCTGCGGACGCGCATTAAGAGTGGAGAGACAGTCATCAACACAGCCAACTACCATGACACCTCACCCTACCGTTGGGGCGGCAAGACTGACATTGACCTGGCAGTGGATGAAAATGGGCTATGGGTCATCTATGCCACTGAAGGCAACAATGGTCGTTTAGTGGTGAGCCAACTGAATCCTTACACGCTACGCTTTGAGGGCACGTGGGAGACCGGCTATGACAAACGCTCAGCATCCAATGCCTTCATGGTATGTGGAGTCCTCTATGTGGTGCGGACAGTTTACGTGGACGATGACAGTGAAGCAGCTGGTAACCGTGTTGACTATGCGTTCAACACCAATATGAACCGGGAGGAACCCATCTCGTTGACCTTCCCAAACCCCTACCAGTTCATCTCCTCCATTGACTACAACCCCCGTGACAACCAGCTTTATGTGTGGAACAACTACTTTGTCTTGCGCTACTCACTTGAGTTTGGCCCACCTGACCCAAGTACTG GCCCTGTCACCTCGACACCACTCAGCACTACAACCACCGTTCGtcccaccaccatcaccagcACAGTCTCACCTGCTGCTACAACAACAACACGGCAGGTGCCCCTCACCACCCACCCCATAGGTGCCATAAACCAGAAGGGTACAGAGCTTCACCCAGTCACCGCCATAATGCCCAGCACCCGGCGTCCACCAGCAAATAATCAGCACGTCTCTCCAGAGCTCTTCTGTGAGGCCAAGGAGGTGCGGCGTGTCCAGTGGCCAGCCACACAGCAAGGCATGCTGGTCGAAAGGCCTTGCCCTAAGGGCACACGAG GTATTGCTTCCTTCCAGTGTCTTGCTTCGGAGGGAAACTGGAACCCACGGGGGCCTGATCTCAGCAACTGCACAAGTCCTTGGGTCAACCAAGTGGCACAGAAG ATCAAGAGTGGAGAGAATGCAGCCAATATTGCCAGTGAACTAGCCCGGCATACGCGTGGTGCCATCTACGCCGGAGATGTCAGCTCCTCTGTCAAACTAATGGAGCAGCTCCTCGACATTCTGGATGCACAACTTCAAGCGTTACGCCCTATTGAGAGAGAGTCAGCTGGCAAGAACTACAACAAG ATGCACAAGAGAGAAAGGACATGTAAGGACTATATTAAG GCTGTGGTGGAGACGGTGGACAACCTGCTGCGACCTGAAGCTCTAGAGTCATGGAAGGACATGAATGCCACAGAGCAGGTGCACACAGCCACAATGCTCCTTGACATCCTGGAGGAGGGAGCCTTCCTACTGGCTGACAATGTCAAAGAGCCAGCCCGTTTTGTCACTGCCAAGAATAATGTGG TGCTGGAGGTGTCAGTGTTGAATACAGAAGGCCAAGTGCCAGATATTGTTTTCCCACATGAGTATACCACCAGGAATTCCATCCAACTGTCAGCCAACACTATCAAGCAAAACAGTCGTAATG GAGTGGTCAAGGTTGTCTTCATTCTCTACAACAATTTGGGGTTTTTCCTCTCTACCGAGAATGCCACCATCAAGCTGGGTAGTGAGGTTGGTTCAATTAGCCCCTCACTTGTTGTCAACTCACAAGTTATTGCTGCCTCCATCAACAAGGAATCTAGCCGCGTCTTCTTGATGGACCCCGTCATCTTTACCCTCTCCCACCTGGAG GACAAGAACCACTTCAATGCCAATTGCTCTTTCTGGAACTACTCAGAGCGCTCCATGATGGGTTACTGGTCCACGCAGGGCTGTCGGCTGGTGGAGACCAACAAGACCCACACCACCTGTGCATGCAGCCATCTCACCAACTTTGCTGTGCTCATGGCACACCGTGAAATT TACCAGGGCCGCATCAATGAGCTGCTGTTGTCTGTCATCACGTGGGTGGGCATTGTGATTTCCCTGGTCTGCTTGGCCATTTGCATCTCCACTTTCTGCTTCCTGCGTGGGCTGCAGACTGACCGCAACACCATCCACAAGAACCTCTGCATAAATCTCTTCATCACTGAACTCCTCTTTCTCATCGGCATTGATAAGACACAGTATGAG ATTGCCTGCCCCATCTTTGCAGGGCTGCTGCACTACTTCTTCCTGGCAGCATTCTCCTGGATGTGCCTGGAAGCCATCCACCTTTACCTCATGCTGGTTGAGGTTTTTGAGAGTGAATACTCCCGCAAGAAGTACTACTACTTGGGGGGCTATTGCTTCCCTGCCCTGGTAGTGGGTATTGCTGCTGCCATTGACTACCGCAGTTATGGCACCGAGAAAGC ATGTTGGCTTCGAGTTGATAACTACTTCATCTGGAGCTTCATTGGGCCCGTCTCTTTTGTCATTGTG ATCAACCTAGTGTTCCTCATGATCACTCTGCACAAGATGATCCGCAACACGTCGGTCCTCAAGCCTGACTCCAGCCGACTGGACAACATCAA GTCTTGGGCACTCGGGGCAATCACTCTCCTTTTTCTCCTGGGCCTCACCTGGGCATTTGGTCTCCTCTTCATCAACAAGGAGTCTGTTGTCATGGCCTATCTCTTCACCACCTTCAATGCTTTCCAGGGCATGTTCATCTTTGTGTTTCATTGTGCACTGCAGAAAAAG GTTCACCGGGAATTCAGCAAATGCCTGCGACATGCATCCTGTTGCCTACGGAGCCCGCCAGGGGCCACACTGGGCTCCCTCAAGACCTCAGCCATCCGCAGCAACAACCGTTACTACACTGGGACGCAG AGCCGAATCCGGAGAATGTGGAATGATACTGTAAGGAAGCAAACTGAGTCCAGCTTTATGGCGGGTGATCTCAACAGCACTCCCACCCTTAATCGAG GCACAATGGGGAACCACCTGCTGACCAACCCCGTGCTGCAGACACGGGGCGGGACCAGTCCTTACAACACACTCATTGCTGAGTCTGTGGGCTTCAACCCTGCCTCACCACCTGTCTTCAACTCCCCAG GGAGCTTCCGAGAGTCCA AGCACCCCCTGAACAACAGCCGAGACGCCTGTGGCATGGACACCCTCCCGCTCAATGGCAACTTCAATAACAGCTACTCCCTCCGCAGTGGCGACTTCCCGACCGATGGCACCAAGATGGCCGACTGCCGACGCAACCTGAGTGATGCCGCCGCCTTTGAAAAAATGATCATCTCCGAGTTGGTGCATAACAACTtgagagggggaggcagtggtgtggtcaaggggggagggggttctgCCGAGACCTCCAACCCCCCTgggccccctccccctcccaacatagttgcagggggagggggtacCAACAATGAGGATGACGCCATTGTGCCTGACGCCCCTTCCTTGACCCATGAGGAGAACATGGAAATTGAACTCATGTATAAGGCCTTAGAGGAGCCGCTCTTGCTTCAGAGGGCACAATCCATCCTCTACCAGAGTGACCTGGAGGAGTCGGAGAGCTGCACAGCTGACCTGACAGAGGGGGGCGATGGCCAAGCCCCTTCCCCCAACAGGGACTCTTTATACACCAGTATGACCAACCTGAGGGACTCCCCATACCCGGACAGCAGCCCTGAGGCAGTTGGGGAAGTGATTCCTCATGCCCAAGCCATCAATGAAATCTACTATACCAATCGGCCAGCCTTGGTGCCGCGCAACCAGCTCCAGGCCTACTACCAAGTCCGGAGACCCAGCAATGATGGCTACTTGGTCCCAGGAAGCTTAGAAAACCCAGCAGTGGAGGGAGATGGCCAAATGCAGCTGGTGACCAGTCTCTGA
- the ADGRL1 gene encoding adhesion G protein-coupled receptor L1 isoform X1 — translation MARLIHALWSLCITTVLVTSATQAGLSRAGLPFGLVRRELACEGYPIELRCPGSDVIMVENANYGRTDDKICDADPFQMENVQCYLPDAFKIMSQRCNNRTQCVVVAGSDAFPDPCPGTYKYLEVQYDCVPYIFVCPGTLHKILEPTSAHESEHQSGAWCKDPLQAGDRIYVMPWIPYRTDTLTEYASWEDYVGARHTTTYRLPNRVDGTGFVVYDGAVFYNKERTRNIIKYDLRTRIKSGETVINTANYHDTSPYRWGGKTDIDLAVDENGLWVIYATEGNNGRLVVSQLNPYTLRFEGTWETGYDKRSASNAFMVCGVLYVVRTVYVDDDSEAAGNRVDYAFNTNMNREEPISLTFPNPYQFISSIDYNPRDNQLYVWNNYFVLRYSLEFGPPDPSTGPVTSTPLSTTTTVRPTTITSTVSPAATTTTRQVPLTTHPIGAINQKGTELHPVTAIMPSTRRPPANNQHVSPELFCEAKEVRRVQWPATQQGMLVERPCPKGTRGIASFQCLASEGNWNPRGPDLSNCTSPWVNQVAQKIKSGENAANIASELARHTRGAIYAGDVSSSVKLMEQLLDILDAQLQALRPIERESAGKNYNKMHKRERTCKDYIKAVVETVDNLLRPEALESWKDMNATEQVHTATMLLDILEEGAFLLADNVKEPARFVTAKNNVVLEVSVLNTEGQVPDIVFPHEYTTRNSIQLSANTIKQNSRNGVVKVVFILYNNLGFFLSTENATIKLGSEVGSISPSLVVNSQVIAASINKESSRVFLMDPVIFTLSHLEDKNHFNANCSFWNYSERSMMGYWSTQGCRLVETNKTHTTCACSHLTNFAVLMAHREIYQGRINELLLSVITWVGIVISLVCLAICISTFCFLRGLQTDRNTIHKNLCINLFITELLFLIGIDKTQYEIACPIFAGLLHYFFLAAFSWMCLEAIHLYLMLVEVFESEYSRKKYYYLGGYCFPALVVGIAAAIDYRSYGTEKACWLRVDNYFIWSFIGPVSFVIVINLVFLMITLHKMIRNTSVLKPDSSRLDNIKSWALGAITLLFLLGLTWAFGLLFINKESVVMAYLFTTFNAFQGMFIFVFHCALQKKVHREFSKCLRHASCCLRSPPGATLGSLKTSAIRSNNRYYTGTQSRIRRMWNDTVRKQTESSFMAGDLNSTPTLNRGTMGNHLLTNPVLQTRGGTSPYNTLIAESVGFNPASPPVFNSPGSFRESKHPLNNSRDACGMDTLPLNGNFNNSYSLRSGDFPTDGTKMADCRRNLSDAAAFEKMIISELVHNNLRGGGSGVVKGGGGSAETSNPPGPPPPPNIVAGGGGTNNEDDAIVPDAPSLTHEENMEIELMYKALEEPLLLQRAQSILYQSDLEESESCTADLTEGGDGQAPSPNRDSLYTSMTNLRDSPYPDSSPEAVGEVIPHAQAINEIYYTNRPALVPRNQLQAYYQVRRPSNDGYLVPGSLENPAVEGDGQMQLVTSL, via the exons TATTCGTTTGCCCGGGGACACTGCACAAGATCCTGGaacctacgtcagcccatgaatCAGAACACCAGTCTGGAGCCTGGTGCAAGGACCCCCTGCAAGCCGGAGACAGAATATACGTCATGCCATGGATCCCATACCGGACAGACACACTGACAGAGTATGCCTCGTGGGAGGATTATGTGGGTGCCCGGCACACCACCACTTACCGCCTGCCCAACAGGGTTGATGGCACAGGTTTTGTGGTATACGATGGAGCAGTCTTCTACAACAAGGAGCGGACACGCAACATTATCAAGTATGATCTGCGGACGCGCATTAAGAGTGGAGAGACAGTCATCAACACAGCCAACTACCATGACACCTCACCCTACCGTTGGGGCGGCAAGACTGACATTGACCTGGCAGTGGATGAAAATGGGCTATGGGTCATCTATGCCACTGAAGGCAACAATGGTCGTTTAGTGGTGAGCCAACTGAATCCTTACACGCTACGCTTTGAGGGCACGTGGGAGACCGGCTATGACAAACGCTCAGCATCCAATGCCTTCATGGTATGTGGAGTCCTCTATGTGGTGCGGACAGTTTACGTGGACGATGACAGTGAAGCAGCTGGTAACCGTGTTGACTATGCGTTCAACACCAATATGAACCGGGAGGAACCCATCTCGTTGACCTTCCCAAACCCCTACCAGTTCATCTCCTCCATTGACTACAACCCCCGTGACAACCAGCTTTATGTGTGGAACAACTACTTTGTCTTGCGCTACTCACTTGAGTTTGGCCCACCTGACCCAAGTACTG GCCCTGTCACCTCGACACCACTCAGCACTACAACCACCGTTCGtcccaccaccatcaccagcACAGTCTCACCTGCTGCTACAACAACAACACGGCAGGTGCCCCTCACCACCCACCCCATAGGTGCCATAAACCAGAAGGGTACAGAGCTTCACCCAGTCACCGCCATAATGCCCAGCACCCGGCGTCCACCAGCAAATAATCAGCACGTCTCTCCAGAGCTCTTCTGTGAGGCCAAGGAGGTGCGGCGTGTCCAGTGGCCAGCCACACAGCAAGGCATGCTGGTCGAAAGGCCTTGCCCTAAGGGCACACGAG GTATTGCTTCCTTCCAGTGTCTTGCTTCGGAGGGAAACTGGAACCCACGGGGGCCTGATCTCAGCAACTGCACAAGTCCTTGGGTCAACCAAGTGGCACAGAAG ATCAAGAGTGGAGAGAATGCAGCCAATATTGCCAGTGAACTAGCCCGGCATACGCGTGGTGCCATCTACGCCGGAGATGTCAGCTCCTCTGTCAAACTAATGGAGCAGCTCCTCGACATTCTGGATGCACAACTTCAAGCGTTACGCCCTATTGAGAGAGAGTCAGCTGGCAAGAACTACAACAAG ATGCACAAGAGAGAAAGGACATGTAAGGACTATATTAAG GCTGTGGTGGAGACGGTGGACAACCTGCTGCGACCTGAAGCTCTAGAGTCATGGAAGGACATGAATGCCACAGAGCAGGTGCACACAGCCACAATGCTCCTTGACATCCTGGAGGAGGGAGCCTTCCTACTGGCTGACAATGTCAAAGAGCCAGCCCGTTTTGTCACTGCCAAGAATAATGTGG TGCTGGAGGTGTCAGTGTTGAATACAGAAGGCCAAGTGCCAGATATTGTTTTCCCACATGAGTATACCACCAGGAATTCCATCCAACTGTCAGCCAACACTATCAAGCAAAACAGTCGTAATG GAGTGGTCAAGGTTGTCTTCATTCTCTACAACAATTTGGGGTTTTTCCTCTCTACCGAGAATGCCACCATCAAGCTGGGTAGTGAGGTTGGTTCAATTAGCCCCTCACTTGTTGTCAACTCACAAGTTATTGCTGCCTCCATCAACAAGGAATCTAGCCGCGTCTTCTTGATGGACCCCGTCATCTTTACCCTCTCCCACCTGGAG GACAAGAACCACTTCAATGCCAATTGCTCTTTCTGGAACTACTCAGAGCGCTCCATGATGGGTTACTGGTCCACGCAGGGCTGTCGGCTGGTGGAGACCAACAAGACCCACACCACCTGTGCATGCAGCCATCTCACCAACTTTGCTGTGCTCATGGCACACCGTGAAATT TACCAGGGCCGCATCAATGAGCTGCTGTTGTCTGTCATCACGTGGGTGGGCATTGTGATTTCCCTGGTCTGCTTGGCCATTTGCATCTCCACTTTCTGCTTCCTGCGTGGGCTGCAGACTGACCGCAACACCATCCACAAGAACCTCTGCATAAATCTCTTCATCACTGAACTCCTCTTTCTCATCGGCATTGATAAGACACAGTATGAG ATTGCCTGCCCCATCTTTGCAGGGCTGCTGCACTACTTCTTCCTGGCAGCATTCTCCTGGATGTGCCTGGAAGCCATCCACCTTTACCTCATGCTGGTTGAGGTTTTTGAGAGTGAATACTCCCGCAAGAAGTACTACTACTTGGGGGGCTATTGCTTCCCTGCCCTGGTAGTGGGTATTGCTGCTGCCATTGACTACCGCAGTTATGGCACCGAGAAAGC ATGTTGGCTTCGAGTTGATAACTACTTCATCTGGAGCTTCATTGGGCCCGTCTCTTTTGTCATTGTG ATCAACCTAGTGTTCCTCATGATCACTCTGCACAAGATGATCCGCAACACGTCGGTCCTCAAGCCTGACTCCAGCCGACTGGACAACATCAA GTCTTGGGCACTCGGGGCAATCACTCTCCTTTTTCTCCTGGGCCTCACCTGGGCATTTGGTCTCCTCTTCATCAACAAGGAGTCTGTTGTCATGGCCTATCTCTTCACCACCTTCAATGCTTTCCAGGGCATGTTCATCTTTGTGTTTCATTGTGCACTGCAGAAAAAG GTTCACCGGGAATTCAGCAAATGCCTGCGACATGCATCCTGTTGCCTACGGAGCCCGCCAGGGGCCACACTGGGCTCCCTCAAGACCTCAGCCATCCGCAGCAACAACCGTTACTACACTGGGACGCAG AGCCGAATCCGGAGAATGTGGAATGATACTGTAAGGAAGCAAACTGAGTCCAGCTTTATGGCGGGTGATCTCAACAGCACTCCCACCCTTAATCGAG GCACAATGGGGAACCACCTGCTGACCAACCCCGTGCTGCAGACACGGGGCGGGACCAGTCCTTACAACACACTCATTGCTGAGTCTGTGGGCTTCAACCCTGCCTCACCACCTGTCTTCAACTCCCCAG GGAGCTTCCGAGAGTCCA AGCACCCCCTGAACAACAGCCGAGACGCCTGTGGCATGGACACCCTCCCGCTCAATGGCAACTTCAATAACAGCTACTCCCTCCGCAGTGGCGACTTCCCGACCGATGGCACCAAGATGGCCGACTGCCGACGCAACCTGAGTGATGCCGCCGCCTTTGAAAAAATGATCATCTCCGAGTTGGTGCATAACAACTtgagagggggaggcagtggtgtggtcaaggggggagggggttctgCCGAGACCTCCAACCCCCCTgggccccctccccctcccaacatagttgcagggggagggggtacCAACAATGAGGATGACGCCATTGTGCCTGACGCCCCTTCCTTGACCCATGAGGAGAACATGGAAATTGAACTCATGTATAAGGCCTTAGAGGAGCCGCTCTTGCTTCAGAGGGCACAATCCATCCTCTACCAGAGTGACCTGGAGGAGTCGGAGAGCTGCACAGCTGACCTGACAGAGGGGGGCGATGGCCAAGCCCCTTCCCCCAACAGGGACTCTTTATACACCAGTATGACCAACCTGAGGGACTCCCCATACCCGGACAGCAGCCCTGAGGCAGTTGGGGAAGTGATTCCTCATGCCCAAGCCATCAATGAAATCTACTATACCAATCGGCCAGCCTTGGTGCCGCGCAACCAGCTCCAGGCCTACTACCAAGTCCGGAGACCCAGCAATGATGGCTACTTGGTCCCAGGAAGCTTAGAAAACCCAGCAGTGGAGGGAGATGGCCAAATGCAGCTGGTGACCAGTCTCTGA